Part of the Sulfurovum xiamenensis genome, ATCATACAATGCTTTCATCGCAATCACTTTGATCTCTGTAGTAGCATCATAGGCTTTCGGTCTGGCTACAGCAGCCTCTATGTTAGCACCATAATCACAGCTATCACATACCACGATCGTATCTTCACCAGAGTCAGCCAATACCATAAACTCTTTACTTCCAGATCCTCCGATCGCCCCGGAGTCTGCATCTACGACCCTGAACTCCAGTCCAAGGCGTGTGAATATCTTTTTGTACGTCTCTTCCATCAAGGCAAACTCTCTTTGCATATCTTCTGTAGAAGTGTGGAAGCTATAGGCATCTTTCATTAAAAACTCACGTCCGCGCATCAGACCGAAGCGTGGTCTGATCTCATCACGGAACTTGAGGTTGATCTGATAGACATTTAAAGGGAGTTGTTTATAACTTTTCACTGTTTGTCTCACCAGGTTCACCATCATCTCTTCATGGGTCGGTCCTAAAATAAAGTCATTCTCCTTACGGTCTTTGAAACGTAGGAGCTCCTTACCGTACTTCTCTAAACGGCCACTCTCTTCCCATAATGCAGCAGGTGTAACAAAAGAGAGGCTCACTTCCTGGCAACCTGCTTTATCTAATTCCTCTTTCACTACTGCATGTACTTTATCAAGTATCTTTTTGCCTAAAGGCAGAAAATTATAAAGTCCGCTTCCCCCTACCGATTGTATGAATCCACCTCGGATAAGATAGATATGACTTGCCAATGTTGCATCATTGGGTGTCTCTTTAGTTGTAGGGATTAATAATCTTGAAAATCTCACGCGTTGTATCCTTTTGTATGATGGTCATTTTTATACTGTTTCAGGTCAATATTTTCTGTGTCTATATTGAACATTTTTTTGATCGATTCTATGCAGTTCGCATTTTTCTTCTCAGTAGAAGAGTGTCTCAGGTTCTGTGTCGGTGCATGTAAAAAAC contains:
- the proS gene encoding proline--tRNA ligase — protein: MRFSRLLIPTTKETPNDATLASHIYLIRGGFIQSVGGSGLYNFLPLGKKILDKVHAVVKEELDKAGCQEVSLSFVTPAALWEESGRLEKYGKELLRFKDRKENDFILGPTHEEMMVNLVRQTVKSYKQLPLNVYQINLKFRDEIRPRFGLMRGREFLMKDAYSFHTSTEDMQREFALMEETYKKIFTRLGLEFRVVDADSGAIGGSGSKEFMVLADSGEDTIVVCDSCDYGANIEAAVARPKAYDATTEIKVIAMKALYDEGVSKVVHFALPASVELQDVKACNAVNANDLVEYEEEAGIETLVVDSALEGMDDLSATEKTYADISAVQEGDTCASCGGSLRYTKGIEAGHIFQLGTRYSEPLAANFLDENGKSQPMVMGTYGIGVSRLLAAIIEQNHDDKGCIWTKESAPFDLQIIVSNIKDDTQVTLGEQLYEAMLAKGVDVLLDDRKDRFGAKIKDYELIGVPHAVVIGKKLAEGIVEFMTRDGMLKEEVSVDTIAELLAERF